A region from the Vicia villosa cultivar HV-30 ecotype Madison, WI linkage group LG3, Vvil1.0, whole genome shotgun sequence genome encodes:
- the LOC131660302 gene encoding L-ascorbate oxidase homolog: MKLNLEIAATLLLCVAFSFFHITSAEDPYKFFNWNVTYGDIYPLGVRQRGILINGQFPGPDIHSVTNDNLIINVFNSLDEPFLLSWNGIQQRRNSFEDGVFGTTCPIPPGKNFTYILQVKDQIGSFYYFPSLAFHKAAGGFGGIRILSRPRIPVPFPDPAGDYTVLIGDWYKSNHTTLKAHLDNGKKLPIPDGILINGRGPNGLSFNVEQGKTYRLRISNVGLQHSLNFRIQNHKMKLVEVEGTHTLQTTYSSLDVHVGQSYSVLVTADQPSQDYYIVASTRFSPKILTTTAVLRYSNSAGPVSGPPPGGPTIQVDWSLNQARSIRTNLTASGPRPNPQGSYHYGLINTTKTIILSSSPGQVNGKQRYAINSVSYVSPDTPLKLADYFKISGVFRVGSISDRPTGGGIYLDTSVLQADYRSFVEIVFQNNENIVQSYHLDGYSFFVVGMDGGQWTTSSRHNYNLRDAVARCTTQVYPYSWTAIYIALDNVGMWNLRTEFWARQYLGQQFYLRVYTASTSIRDEFPIPKNARLCGRASGRHTRPL; the protein is encoded by the exons ATGAAGCTCAACTTAGAGATAGCAGCAACACTTCTTCTATGTGTTGCTTTTTCTTTCTTCCACATTACTTCAGCTGAAGATCCATATAAATTCTTCAACTGGAATGTTACTTACGGTGACATTTACCCTCTCGGAGTTCGCCAAAGA GGTATATTGATCAATGGACAATTCCCTGGTCCAGACATTCATTCTGTTACAAACGACAACCTCATTATCAATGTCTTCAACAGTTTAGACGAACCCTTTCTCCTCTCCTG GAATGGGATCCAGCAGAGAAGGAATTCATTTGAGGACGGTGTATTTGGAACAACATGTCCAATTCCGCCTGGGAAGAACTTCACttacatacttcaagtgaaagaTCAAATTGGAAGTTTTTActattttccatctcttgcattTCATAAAGCAGCTGGTGGTTTTGGAGGTATTAGGATACTGAGTAGGCCAAGAATTCCAGTTCCTTTTCCTGACCCGGCTGGGGATTACACTGTGCTTATTGGTGATTGGTACAAGTCCAACCATACG ACTCTGAAAGCCCATCTTGATAATGGAAAGAAGCTTCCTATACCGGATGGAATCCTCATCAATGGTCGTGGCCCTAACGGATTATCTTTCAACGTCGAACAAG GAAAAACTTACAGGCTTAGAATATCAAATGTGGGACTACAACAttcccttaacttcagaattcaGAATCACAAAATGAAGTTGGTAGAAGTTGAAGGGACACACACTCTTCAAACTACATACTCCTCACTTGATGTTCATGTCGGACAATCTTATTCAGTGCTAGTTACAGCTGATCAACCTTCTCAAGACTATTACATTGTGGCTTCCACAAGATTCTCGCCGAAGATCCTCACCACTACCGCCGTACTTCGCTATAGTAACTCTGCAGGACCGGTATCAGGCCCACCTCCTGGTGGACCGACGATCCAAGTTGACTGGTCTTTGAACCAGGCTCGATCAATCAG GACTAACCTTACAGCAAGTGGACCAAGGCCAAATCCACAAGGATCCTACCATTACGGTCTCATAAACACGACCAAGACAATCATTCTGTCTAGTTCTCCTGGTCAAGTTAACGGCAAGCAAAGATATGCAATCAACAGTGTATCTTATGTTTCACCAGACACTCCTCTTAAGCTCGCTGACTACTTCAAAATTTCCGGCGTTTTTCGTGTTGGAAGCATATCCGACAGGCCCACTGGTGGTGGCATTTACCTCGATACATCTGTTTTGCAAGCTGATTACAGATCTTTTGTTGAGATTGTCTTCCAAAACAACGAGAACATCGTTCAGAGCTATCATCTTGATGGCTACTCTTTCTTTGTGGTTGG TATGGATGGAGGACAGTGGACAACTTCTAGCAGACACAATTACAATCTCCGAGACGCAGTCGCGCGTTGCACCACTCAG GTATATCCTTACTCATGGACTGCTATTTATATTGCTCTCGACAACGTTGGAATGTGGAACTTGAGGACTGAGTTTTGGGCGCGACAGTACCTTGGTCAACAGTTTTATTTGCGCGTTTACACGGCATCAACCTCAATCAGAGACGAGTTTCCTATTCCAAAGAATGCACGTCTCTGTGGCAGGGCAAGTGGGCGACACACACGACCCCTTTGA